In Plantibacter sp. PA-3-X8, one DNA window encodes the following:
- a CDS encoding acyltransferase, with protein sequence MSPNSFTALRLIAAVAVLVRHSLIILDDEISPFGAPDIPALGLWVFFVVSGFLLPGAWERRPQLVRYVSARVLRVFPGLFVSLLVTVVIIGAIATPLGVRAYLSDPQTLNHLTKNLVLLPDYTLPGVFSDNPYANAVNGALWSLGPLFAMYLLVPVIGWIPWRRVRASVWTGLLVWSVVAPLVDAIPTRDIVWGNFVDDILRVAAFFCAGAALREWRVPLRLDAAIIAASVLAIVMVLEPELTWFVAHLVVPYVLVTVGSQPIPVLRSAGRFGDPSFGMFLIGFPVQQLVIHLNPQLDWVPSILTTLVLSVAYGYLLWWFVDQPLARMRVSSRRPGTNRLEAPRPAAVRAP encoded by the coding sequence GTGAGTCCCAATTCGTTCACCGCACTCCGCCTCATCGCGGCGGTCGCGGTCCTCGTGCGGCACTCGCTCATCATCCTGGACGACGAGATCTCGCCGTTCGGTGCGCCGGACATCCCCGCACTCGGGCTCTGGGTCTTCTTCGTGGTCTCCGGGTTCCTGCTCCCCGGCGCGTGGGAACGCCGGCCGCAGCTCGTGCGATACGTGTCGGCCCGGGTCCTGCGCGTCTTCCCCGGGCTCTTCGTCAGCCTCCTCGTGACGGTGGTCATCATCGGCGCGATCGCCACGCCACTCGGCGTGCGCGCTTACCTGTCGGATCCGCAGACGCTCAACCACCTCACGAAGAACCTCGTGCTTCTGCCGGACTACACGCTGCCGGGTGTGTTCTCGGACAACCCCTACGCGAACGCCGTGAACGGTGCCCTCTGGTCGCTCGGACCGCTGTTCGCGATGTACCTGCTGGTGCCGGTCATCGGATGGATCCCGTGGCGGCGGGTGCGGGCCTCGGTCTGGACGGGGCTGCTCGTCTGGAGCGTCGTCGCTCCGCTCGTCGACGCGATCCCGACGCGTGACATCGTCTGGGGCAACTTCGTCGACGACATCCTCCGGGTCGCCGCATTCTTCTGCGCCGGCGCGGCGCTGCGCGAGTGGCGTGTCCCGCTCCGACTCGACGCGGCGATCATCGCCGCGTCCGTGTTGGCCATCGTGATGGTGCTCGAGCCGGAGCTGACCTGGTTCGTCGCGCACCTCGTGGTCCCGTACGTCCTCGTGACCGTCGGATCGCAGCCGATCCCGGTCCTGCGATCGGCCGGTCGCTTCGGAGACCCGAGTTTCGGGATGTTCCTGATCGGTTTCCCGGTCCAGCAACTCGTCATCCATCTGAACCCGCAACTCGACTGGGTCCCGAGCATCCTGACGACGCTCGTCCTGTCGGTCGCCTACGGCTATCTGCTGTGGTGGTTCGTCGACCAGCCGCTCGCGAGGATGCGGGTCAGCTCGCGTCGTCCGGGGACGAACCGTCTCGAGGCACCTCGGCCAGCCGCTGTTCGAGCGCCCTGA